From the genome of Acidobacteriota bacterium, one region includes:
- a CDS encoding xanthine dehydrogenase family protein subunit M, which yields MIIPEFEYYRPKSLKEMFKLISTLGPDTRLLAGGTDLIPELKERVKTASTIISLGDVQELKGIEAREKAEGRSRSRAKEPLEDRGSERKRKEGRRGELRIGALATLTELIESPVVPNEFSVIKEAALTLASPPIRSMATIGGNIVQAVPSADMPPILIALKSKVRLVSQKGVRIMALEEFFKGPRETTLMPGEILKEIVVPFPKPGTGSCYLKEGRRGILSLAVAGVAVSLRMHGQKCKEARIVLGAVAPTPLLVREAGEIMAGKKLDPESIDEAACVAARCCCPITDVRASEEYRRELVRVLTIRAINMAKESAAKTPMMRENYG from the coding sequence ATGATTATCCCGGAATTCGAGTATTACAGACCTAAATCGTTGAAGGAGATGTTCAAGCTTATCTCCACGCTTGGACCAGACACAAGACTTCTGGCTGGAGGAACCGACCTTATTCCCGAATTGAAAGAAAGAGTAAAGACAGCCTCTACCATCATCTCCCTGGGAGATGTTCAAGAGCTCAAAGGAATCGAGGCTCGAGAAAAAGCTGAGGGAAGATCCCGATCAAGAGCAAAAGAACCGCTCGAAGATCGTGGATCGGAGCGAAAGAGGAAAGAAGGGAGAAGAGGAGAACTAAGGATAGGCGCCCTTGCGACATTGACCGAGTTGATCGAATCACCTGTGGTACCAAATGAGTTCTCCGTCATCAAAGAAGCGGCTTTGACCCTTGCATCTCCTCCCATCCGGTCAATGGCTACGATCGGGGGAAATATCGTTCAGGCTGTCCCTTCCGCCGACATGCCACCCATTCTCATCGCATTAAAGTCAAAGGTGAGACTGGTCAGCCAGAAGGGAGTCAGAATAATGGCGCTTGAAGAGTTCTTCAAGGGGCCGCGGGAGACGACCCTCATGCCAGGCGAGATTCTCAAGGAAATAGTGGTTCCCTTCCCGAAGCCGGGAACAGGATCATGTTACCTCAAAGAGGGGAGAAGGGGCATTCTCTCTCTTGCCGTAGCCGGGGTTGCCGTATCCCTCCGCATGCATGGGCAGAAATGTAAGGAGGCAAGGATCGTCCTCGGAGCCGTTGCCCCAACCCCTCTCCTTGTGAGGGAGGCCGGAGAGATCATGGCTGGGAAGAAGCTCGATCCAGAATCTATAGATGAAGCTGCCTGCGTGGCAGCAAGATGCTGCTGTCCCATAACAGATGTCCGTGCCTCTGAAGAGTACCGTCGTGAACTTGTCAGAGTCCTGACAATTAGAGCTATCAACATGGCAAAAGAGAGCGCCGCAAAAACTCCAATGATGCGAGAGAATTATGGATAA
- a CDS encoding molybdopterin cofactor-binding domain-containing protein, which produces MEQIIKIKVNGLQRIVAVKPDTTLLQLLRNHLGFTGTKRGCEIGDCGACTVLMDGKPVASCILLAMEADGKEITTIEGLAENGKLHPLQRAFVEHGAIQCGYCTPGMILSAKALIDKKPDPSEDEIKGALGGNLCRCTGYVKIVEAVKHYKDFLGEGKNDFKGEAECKTDSEEEVKAGSAEEIGKKIEKRCDFTGEWKSTIEFSIVGKGIPRKDAPDKATGAAKFTGDIQLPGMLYGKILTSPLPHARIKSINTENAKSLSGVKAVITAKDVPDVPYGVSPARYDEHIFAIGRVLYAGDRVAAVCAVDEETAEKALASIEVYYEELPAVFDPFEAMKDGAPQLHERYRNNINTEIHHNFGDVEKAFQAADLVREDTFVGNRTMQSPLEPHAALAQWDSGENLTVWSSTQTPHYVQYQLHRVLGLPMAKIRVIKPHVGGGFGGKAEVTALEFCAAILSKMTGKPVQMLFDRKEAFLHGRGRHRQYITLKTGFRKDGTILGVHSKTYLDGGAYTGYGIIAAYYSGAMLPVPYKFDNFKFDGYRVCTNLPPCGAQRGHGCPQPRFAFESQLDMIAKQLGMDPIELRMKNARGPNERTPSEFIIHTNEFKACLKKVREMSDWDAKRGKLPPGRGIGIAGGGFVSGSAYPIYRSTFPHSNAMIRLSEDGTSAILYIGAADIGQGSDTVLAQIAAEELGLLFDDIQVISADTRITPIDLGSYSSRTTLMAGNAVKEAAQEVKKKVLKIAAEMLETSPENLIARKRRIFSKDDPEKCIFFEKAAAEAFNRMGPIAGMGHYQPPKLGGTYKGASVGTSPTYSFCAMAVEVSVDMETGKVSVTDFYCAHDSGTVINPLSFDGQVEGSCVMGLGETLLEEVVFDKGVILNPNMRDYILPSIMEMPRIHSASVGVPDPMGPYGAKEVGEGSSIAVSGAIANAIFDAIGVQMKELPITPDKILAAIKKIGRGSCRE; this is translated from the coding sequence TTGGAACAGATTATCAAAATTAAAGTTAATGGTCTTCAGCGCATCGTTGCAGTTAAGCCGGACACGACTCTGCTCCAGCTTCTGCGAAACCATCTTGGTTTCACCGGGACGAAGAGGGGATGCGAAATCGGGGATTGCGGAGCCTGTACTGTCCTGATGGATGGAAAACCCGTCGCCTCCTGTATTCTCCTTGCCATGGAAGCCGATGGGAAGGAGATTACGACCATCGAGGGGCTGGCGGAAAACGGGAAGCTTCATCCTCTACAAAGGGCTTTCGTAGAGCACGGGGCTATTCAGTGTGGATACTGCACTCCCGGAATGATCCTGAGCGCGAAAGCTCTCATCGACAAGAAACCAGACCCTTCCGAGGATGAAATCAAGGGCGCACTTGGCGGAAATCTCTGCCGCTGCACCGGCTATGTGAAGATCGTCGAAGCGGTCAAGCACTATAAGGATTTTCTTGGTGAAGGAAAGAACGATTTTAAGGGTGAAGCAGAGTGCAAGACTGATAGCGAGGAAGAGGTTAAGGCTGGAAGTGCCGAAGAAATCGGGAAAAAGATCGAGAAAAGATGCGATTTCACAGGCGAGTGGAAGAGCACAATAGAATTTTCCATTGTCGGGAAAGGGATCCCGCGCAAGGATGCTCCCGATAAGGCTACCGGAGCGGCAAAGTTCACCGGAGACATTCAGCTTCCAGGAATGCTATACGGGAAGATCCTGACAAGCCCTTTACCCCACGCTCGCATAAAATCCATTAACACGGAGAATGCAAAGAGTCTTTCCGGCGTGAAGGCGGTCATTACGGCAAAGGATGTCCCTGATGTCCCTTACGGTGTGAGCCCCGCCCGATACGACGAACATATCTTCGCCATCGGTAGAGTGCTCTATGCGGGCGATAGGGTTGCCGCCGTCTGTGCCGTGGATGAGGAAACAGCCGAGAAAGCACTTGCATCAATCGAGGTCTATTACGAGGAGCTCCCCGCTGTCTTCGACCCATTCGAGGCGATGAAGGATGGCGCACCCCAGCTCCACGAACGTTATAGAAACAATATCAATACAGAGATCCATCACAACTTCGGCGATGTCGAGAAAGCCTTCCAAGCAGCAGACCTCGTCCGGGAAGATACATTCGTCGGGAACAGGACGATGCAGAGCCCGCTGGAACCTCACGCTGCGCTTGCGCAGTGGGATTCAGGGGAAAACCTGACGGTCTGGTCGAGCACACAGACCCCGCATTACGTCCAGTATCAACTGCACCGAGTACTCGGTCTTCCAATGGCGAAGATCAGGGTGATCAAGCCGCACGTTGGCGGCGGATTTGGAGGAAAAGCCGAGGTTACCGCTCTGGAATTCTGTGCTGCCATCCTCTCGAAGATGACTGGAAAGCCGGTGCAGATGCTCTTCGATAGGAAGGAGGCTTTCCTCCACGGAAGGGGAAGACACAGGCAGTACATCACTTTGAAGACAGGTTTTCGGAAAGACGGCACTATCCTCGGCGTTCACTCGAAGACCTATCTCGATGGAGGTGCCTATACCGGATACGGCATCATCGCTGCTTACTACTCCGGTGCGATGCTTCCCGTCCCATATAAATTCGACAACTTTAAATTTGATGGATACAGAGTCTGCACCAATCTTCCTCCATGCGGCGCCCAGAGAGGGCACGGCTGCCCTCAGCCAAGGTTCGCCTTCGAGAGTCAGCTCGACATGATTGCCAAGCAGCTCGGCATGGATCCGATCGAACTGAGGATGAAGAACGCAAGGGGTCCCAACGAGAGGACGCCGAGCGAGTTTATCATCCATACCAATGAGTTCAAAGCGTGTCTTAAGAAAGTGCGGGAGATGTCAGACTGGGATGCAAAGCGAGGCAAGCTTCCGCCGGGGAGAGGAATTGGCATCGCCGGTGGCGGGTTTGTCTCCGGGTCTGCCTACCCGATCTACAGGAGCACATTCCCCCACTCCAACGCCATGATCAGGTTGAGTGAGGACGGGACATCGGCAATTCTCTACATCGGAGCAGCAGATATTGGCCAGGGATCGGATACCGTCCTGGCGCAGATCGCCGCAGAGGAGCTTGGTCTTCTCTTCGATGACATCCAGGTCATATCGGCTGATACACGGATTACTCCGATCGACCTTGGAAGTTATTCCAGCAGGACCACCCTTATGGCCGGAAACGCCGTGAAGGAGGCGGCACAGGAAGTCAAGAAGAAAGTCCTGAAGATCGCGGCGGAAATGCTCGAGACATCACCGGAAAATCTCATCGCCCGGAAACGAAGAATCTTTTCAAAAGACGATCCTGAGAAATGTATCTTCTTCGAGAAGGCTGCGGCGGAGGCATTCAACAGGATGGGACCTATCGCGGGGATGGGGCATTATCAGCCCCCGAAGCTTGGCGGGACTTACAAAGGGGCAAGCGTCGGCACATCTCCCACTTACAGCTTCTGTGCCATGGCGGTGGAGGTTTCTGTCGACATGGAAACGGGAAAGGTCAGCGTTACCGATTTCTACTGCGCCCACGACAGCGGCACAGTTATAAATCCTCTCTCCTTCGACGGACAGGTGGAAGGCTCCTGCGTAATGGGACTCGGCGAGACCCTCCTCGAAGA